The following proteins are encoded in a genomic region of Mycobacterium sp. 155:
- a CDS encoding universal stress protein, producing the protein MTILVGYPTGRRAKSVLSLAGMLARSSGEDVVVCIVAVDPRMPGVARDPGFRSYVDVLVHTAETRAREDMPKDVPAQFVRFEARSVPSGLVQAAEQYAASTIVVGSAMGPIEQVTLSSFADRLLYSSPVPVAVAIRGFRTAGNVKRVTLAFSGGEQGSLQVAAAATLANHFGADLRLASFAVHMTPPDVLRDHFEYSTVLDQWINGMRAAAADAIKADATTARRDPELVIGKGENWEDAIDDIDWSPGDLMVIGSSEAGPIARVFLGSGAAKIVRHSPVPVLAIPRTAAKELAEEGY; encoded by the coding sequence ATGACGATTCTTGTTGGATACCCCACTGGCAGACGCGCCAAGTCGGTGCTCAGCCTGGCCGGCATGCTCGCTCGATCCAGCGGCGAGGACGTGGTGGTCTGCATCGTCGCGGTGGATCCTCGGATGCCGGGCGTCGCCCGAGATCCGGGTTTTCGCTCATACGTCGACGTGTTGGTCCACACTGCCGAGACGCGGGCCCGCGAGGACATGCCCAAGGACGTGCCTGCACAGTTCGTCAGGTTCGAAGCCCGGTCAGTGCCCAGCGGGCTGGTGCAAGCTGCCGAACAATACGCTGCGAGCACCATCGTGGTCGGCTCCGCAATGGGGCCAATAGAGCAAGTGACCCTCAGCAGTTTTGCTGATCGATTGCTGTACAGCTCACCGGTTCCCGTTGCGGTCGCGATCCGCGGCTTTCGGACAGCCGGCAACGTGAAGCGGGTGACACTCGCCTTCAGCGGCGGTGAGCAGGGCAGCCTACAGGTCGCGGCGGCCGCAACGCTGGCCAATCATTTCGGTGCGGACCTGCGATTGGCCTCGTTCGCCGTGCACATGACGCCACCGGATGTACTCCGGGATCATTTCGAATACTCGACTGTCCTCGACCAGTGGATCAATGGCATGCGCGCCGCTGCCGCGGACGCCATCAAGGCCGATGCCACGACAGCCCGGCGGGATCCGGAACTTGTCATCGGCAAGGGTGAGAATTGGGAGGATGCCATTGACGACATAGATTGGAGCCCAGGAGATCTCATGGTGATCGGGTCCAGCGAGGCTGGACCGATAGCACGCGTGTTCCTGGGGTCGGGGGCTGCCAAGATCGTGCGGCACTCGCCGGTTCCCGTCCTGGCCATTCCCCGGACCGCCGCGAAGGAACTCGCAGAGGAAGGTTACTAG
- a CDS encoding NAD-dependent malic enzyme yields the protein MTGTPHVPVALSVPSLNRGVGFTHEQRQQLGLTGRLPSGVLTLDQQAERVWRQLQGMATDMARNLALDQLRYRHEILFFKVLSEYLTELMPVVYTPTVSEAIQRFSGEYRGQRGIYLSIDHPDEIAESFETLRQGPDDVDLIVCTDAESILGIGDWGVGGIQISAGKLALYTAGGGIDPRRTIAVSLDVGTDNEQLLNDPFYVGNRHPRRRGAEYDEFIERYVKIVHRLFPHAMLHFEDFGAANARAILDRYSSEYCVFNDDVQGTGAVIMAALYAGLKVTDVPMTEQTVVVFGAGSAGIGIADQICDAMVAAGATAEQAAARIWPIDKQGLLFDDMDGLHEFQTPYAKNRQQLGFTADRRVDLLEAVKLASPTILLGCASVPGAFTREVIEAMAAGTERPLVFPISNPTSRMEATPDEVITWSNGRALVATGSPSPPVQYDGVTYTVSQANNVLTFPGIGLGVAVSGATRVTNRMLDAAAKAVARQSDPTTPGAGLLPSVADLPAISTAVTEAVYHAAVADGVARKTYDNISHAIEGIRWRPSYDD from the coding sequence ATGACCGGCACACCGCACGTTCCCGTCGCTTTGTCCGTTCCGAGTCTCAATCGTGGGGTGGGGTTCACCCACGAGCAGCGGCAGCAGCTCGGGTTGACGGGCAGGCTGCCCTCCGGTGTGTTGACGCTGGACCAGCAGGCCGAGCGGGTGTGGCGCCAGTTGCAGGGAATGGCAACGGATATGGCGCGTAACCTGGCTCTTGATCAGCTGCGCTATCGCCACGAGATCCTGTTCTTCAAGGTGCTTTCCGAGTATCTGACCGAGCTGATGCCGGTGGTATACACCCCGACGGTTTCCGAGGCCATCCAGCGATTCTCCGGCGAATACCGTGGACAACGGGGCATCTACCTCTCCATCGATCATCCCGATGAGATCGCAGAATCCTTCGAAACTCTTCGCCAGGGGCCGGATGACGTCGACTTGATCGTGTGCACTGATGCCGAGTCGATCCTGGGTATCGGTGACTGGGGTGTGGGCGGCATCCAGATCAGCGCCGGGAAACTTGCTCTCTACACCGCAGGCGGTGGCATCGATCCACGCCGAACCATCGCGGTGTCACTCGATGTCGGCACCGATAACGAGCAGCTCCTCAATGATCCGTTCTACGTGGGCAATCGTCATCCGCGCCGGCGCGGCGCCGAATACGACGAGTTCATCGAGCGCTACGTGAAGATCGTGCACCGCCTGTTTCCGCACGCCATGCTGCATTTCGAGGATTTCGGTGCGGCGAACGCCCGCGCAATCCTCGACCGGTACTCATCGGAGTACTGCGTGTTCAACGACGACGTCCAGGGCACCGGCGCGGTGATAATGGCAGCCCTGTACGCCGGGCTGAAGGTCACGGACGTCCCGATGACTGAGCAGACCGTGGTGGTGTTCGGCGCGGGGAGTGCCGGGATCGGGATCGCCGACCAGATCTGTGACGCGATGGTCGCCGCCGGGGCTACCGCAGAGCAGGCGGCGGCCCGCATCTGGCCGATCGACAAGCAAGGCTTGTTGTTCGACGACATGGACGGGCTACACGAATTTCAAACGCCCTATGCCAAGAACCGACAGCAGCTCGGGTTCACGGCGGATCGGCGGGTGGACCTGCTCGAGGCCGTCAAGCTGGCCAGCCCGACCATTCTGCTGGGCTGCGCGAGCGTGCCTGGCGCCTTCACTCGCGAGGTCATCGAGGCGATGGCAGCGGGTACCGAGCGCCCACTGGTCTTCCCGATCTCGAACCCGACTTCTCGCATGGAGGCCACCCCAGACGAGGTGATCACATGGTCGAACGGCCGTGCCCTGGTGGCGACCGGTTCACCCTCGCCCCCAGTGCAATACGACGGCGTTACCTATACCGTCAGCCAGGCCAACAACGTCCTGACATTCCCCGGAATCGGCCTGGGAGTGGCCGTGTCCGGTGCCACCCGCGTGACCAACCGAATGCTCGACGCTGCAGCCAAAGCCGTTGCTCGCCAGTCTGACCCAACCACACCCGGCGCGGGTCTGCTGCCCAGCGTCGCCGATCTGCCGGCCATATCGACGGCAGTCACGGAGGCGGTGTATCACGCGGCGGTCGCCGACGGCGTGGCCAGAAAGACCTACGACAACATCAGCCACGCTATCGAGGGCATTCGGTGGCGCCCCAGCTACGACGACTGA
- the cax gene encoding calcium/proton exchanger, with protein sequence MTSSVTPTTERPKPFLLTGEGWPYLLVPLIPVAILLEFMHADAVAVFAASALGVIPTAALMGRATEELAARSGPGLGALLNVTFGNAPELIIALFALGAGLHEVVKASIVGSILGNILLVLGVSMLVGGRKRDRQHFELRAATAQSLMLLLATVALIMPAIFELVAGDGLPNPRAKAIQFPPALEALSVGVAVVLLVSYAAGLLFSLKTHAHLFNPAHDEPDHGGEPWPVGKSVLMLAIAGAAVGWMSEILVHSITEASETIGLSPFFVGVIVVAVVGNAAEHWVAVYFASRDRIGISVNIAVGSAAQIALFVAPVLVLASFVIGPFPMPLVFNGFEIGAIFLAVIIGNEVTQRGESTWYEGLQLLAIYAVLGLTFYFV encoded by the coding sequence ATGACGAGTTCTGTGACGCCGACCACTGAGCGCCCTAAGCCGTTTCTGCTGACGGGGGAGGGCTGGCCGTACCTGCTGGTGCCGTTGATCCCGGTCGCGATCCTGCTGGAATTCATGCACGCCGACGCGGTAGCCGTGTTCGCCGCATCCGCGCTCGGCGTGATACCGACGGCAGCGCTGATGGGCCGCGCGACCGAGGAGCTGGCGGCCCGCTCGGGTCCGGGGCTGGGTGCTTTGCTCAACGTGACATTCGGTAATGCCCCGGAGCTGATCATCGCGCTGTTCGCGCTGGGCGCCGGGCTGCACGAGGTGGTGAAAGCCTCGATCGTGGGGTCAATCCTGGGCAACATCCTGCTGGTTCTCGGCGTCTCGATGCTGGTGGGCGGAAGGAAGCGAGACCGGCAGCACTTCGAACTGCGGGCGGCCACCGCCCAGTCGCTCATGCTGTTGCTTGCGACGGTCGCACTGATCATGCCGGCGATATTCGAGTTGGTGGCCGGGGATGGGTTGCCCAATCCTAGAGCTAAGGCGATACAGTTTCCCCCCGCCCTAGAGGCATTGTCGGTCGGCGTCGCAGTGGTGCTGTTGGTCTCCTACGCGGCGGGGTTGCTGTTCTCCCTGAAGACCCACGCGCACTTGTTCAACCCCGCCCACGACGAACCCGATCACGGCGGTGAGCCATGGCCCGTAGGCAAGAGCGTGCTCATGCTGGCCATTGCGGGTGCGGCGGTGGGCTGGATGTCAGAGATCCTGGTGCACTCCATCACCGAGGCATCGGAGACTATCGGGCTCTCACCGTTTTTCGTCGGCGTCATCGTCGTGGCGGTCGTCGGCAATGCCGCCGAGCACTGGGTTGCGGTGTATTTCGCTTCCCGCGACCGGATTGGCATCTCCGTCAACATCGCAGTGGGGTCCGCCGCCCAGATCGCACTGTTCGTCGCCCCGGTGCTGGTGCTGGCGTCGTTTGTGATCGGACCGTTCCCGATGCCCTTGGTGTTCAACGGGTTCGAGATCGGTGCGATCTTCTTGGCGGTCATCATCGGCAACGAGGTCACTCAGCGCGGTGAATCCACATGGTACGAAGGCCTGCAACTGCTTGCCATCTATGCGGTGCTCGGACTCACCTTCTACTTCGTATGA
- a CDS encoding SLC13 family permease gives MSSAQILSIALLLVVLIVAIWRRMNIGVLALAAALPVLAVSGLNPTTMYTTFPGSIFVLIAGVSLLFAHLERSGALAHVVEKIYATVGDREALLPWTGFLIAGALSTAGAFSTAPIAFLVPMVAHLGERYRRSFYLCELAVIIGANSAGLSPLNPTGAVVRTAADKFHVHYSGWGLWAVSVAVAVIVVIALQLILALRAQRGQAFVVWPAPPLAESSEGQQHHKTYAWCSGLSLILFVVLVVVPKTDVGVTAMCLAALLQIVFHPKEHALLARIPWNSVLLLCGLLTYLGLMEKIGTMDSIEKDLQHLGAGVLLIFVLAYTTAFLCNIESSTLGVLGLMMPLAFTAFGGSPGVFWVIAAICAPAALMVMNPIHVAGTLIIGNSAVKHQDMLFRRLLGLALALAVIVPGILAGVAAAAS, from the coding sequence ATGTCGTCGGCCCAAATCCTATCCATAGCACTGCTTCTCGTCGTACTGATCGTGGCGATCTGGCGGCGGATGAACATCGGTGTGCTCGCGCTCGCCGCGGCCCTGCCCGTCCTGGCCGTGTCGGGCCTGAACCCGACGACGATGTACACGACATTCCCCGGCAGCATCTTCGTGCTCATCGCCGGCGTCTCCCTGCTCTTCGCGCACCTTGAACGCAGCGGCGCCCTCGCGCATGTCGTGGAGAAAATCTACGCCACTGTCGGTGACCGTGAGGCGCTGCTGCCATGGACCGGCTTCCTCATCGCCGGTGCGCTTTCCACGGCGGGTGCCTTCTCCACGGCGCCCATCGCCTTCCTCGTGCCAATGGTCGCCCACCTCGGTGAGCGCTACCGCCGCAGCTTCTATCTTTGCGAGCTCGCCGTCATCATCGGGGCCAATAGCGCCGGACTCTCACCGCTCAACCCCACCGGCGCCGTCGTGCGCACCGCCGCGGACAAATTCCACGTGCACTACTCCGGCTGGGGACTGTGGGCGGTTTCCGTCGCGGTCGCGGTCATCGTCGTCATCGCCCTCCAGCTCATTCTCGCCCTTCGAGCGCAGCGCGGACAGGCCTTCGTCGTATGGCCCGCACCACCACTGGCCGAGTCCTCGGAGGGGCAACAGCATCACAAGACCTACGCCTGGTGCTCGGGTCTCTCCCTCATCCTGTTCGTCGTCCTCGTCGTCGTCCCCAAGACAGATGTCGGTGTGACGGCCATGTGTTTGGCTGCGCTGCTCCAGATCGTCTTTCATCCCAAGGAGCATGCGCTGCTCGCTCGGATCCCGTGGAACAGCGTGCTTCTCTTGTGCGGCCTGCTCACCTACCTCGGGCTCATGGAAAAGATCGGCACCATGGACTCGATCGAGAAGGACCTCCAACACCTCGGCGCCGGGGTCCTGCTCATTTTCGTCCTGGCCTACACGACGGCGTTCTTGTGCAACATCGAGAGCTCGACCCTTGGAGTCCTGGGGCTGATGATGCCGCTGGCGTTCACCGCCTTCGGCGGGTCACCGGGGGTGTTCTGGGTCATCGCGGCCATCTGCGCACCGGCTGCTCTCATGGTCATGAACCCCATCCACGTGGCCGGCACCCTGATCATCGGCAACAGCGCTGTCAAACACCAGGACATGCTGTTCCGCAGGCTCCTCGGGCTCGCCCTGGCACTCGCCGTCATCGTCCCCGGAATATTGGCCGGCGTCGCGGCCGCCGCAAGCTGA
- a CDS encoding UPF0182 family protein, translating to MQNGPTDRPAVSNRARILISAAVAVVVLLLVVPRLLNSYVDWLWFGEVGFRNVWITVLLTRVALFVAVTLLVGGSVLLAMTLAYRTRLIFAPTQRDNDPATLYRALAMRRPRLLSWGVASAIAALCGLVGQTSWVTAQLFLHGEPFGIADPEFGRDIAFFVFDVPFYRFVLNWLFVAVCLALVANVVTHHLFGGIRLTAGKGTLTQPARIQIAVLAGTAILLKAVAYWLDHYELVFSTHKEPTFTGAGYTAIHAELPAKLVLLAIAALCALAVFAVIFLRDMRIPAMAIALLVLSSVLVGGAWPLVMEQFSVRPNAADVERPYIERNIAATRDAYRLGSDWVEYHDYPGIGTKDPRDVAADVTTIANVRLLDPNVLSRTFTQQQQLKNFYSFPAELDIDRYHIDGQLRDYIVGVRELSPDSLTGNQTDWINRHTVYTHGNGFVAAPANRVNAAVRDAPNTSEPSDSNSGYPIYTISDIASLGSDRQVIRVDQPRIYFGEVIAEADPDYAIVGGPPDAPPREYDTDTSKYSYTGAGGVPIGNWLNRTLFAAKFAERNILFSRAISAESKLILYRNPKERVQRVAPWLTTDTNAYPAVVDGRVVWIVDAYTTLERYPYAQRSSLQGPVTGAGGITRPGAPIGYVRNSVKATVDAYDGTVTLYQVDHDDPVLRAWMHTFPGVVQSADKVSDELRAHFRYPEDLFKIQREILARYHVDEPREFFTTNAFWSVPSDPTTESDEPQPPFHVLIGDQQSAQPSFRLASAMVGYNREFLSAYISVYSDPENYGKISVLQLPTDTLTQGPQQIQNSMISDTRVASERTLLERSNRIHYGNLLTLPIADGGVLYVEPLYTERIPTTPHSSTFPQLSRVLVGLREPRADGGVRIGYAPTLAEALDQVFGPGAGRAATAPGGDAAATPPPDMPRPQSPPPAAAPPATGGSPRTATELKEALTELRAVLERLEKAVNAQENTGG from the coding sequence CGGCAGCGTTCTGCTGGCGATGACGTTGGCATATCGCACCCGGCTGATCTTCGCCCCCACCCAGCGCGACAACGACCCGGCCACGCTGTATCGGGCCCTCGCAATGCGCCGGCCACGCTTGCTGTCATGGGGCGTCGCATCGGCGATCGCGGCGCTGTGCGGTCTGGTCGGGCAGACCAGTTGGGTCACGGCTCAACTGTTCTTGCACGGTGAACCCTTCGGTATCGCCGATCCGGAATTCGGGCGCGACATCGCCTTCTTCGTGTTCGACGTACCCTTCTACCGATTCGTACTCAACTGGCTTTTCGTCGCCGTATGCCTGGCGTTGGTGGCAAATGTGGTGACGCACCACCTCTTCGGTGGCATCCGACTGACCGCCGGCAAGGGTACGCTCACGCAGCCCGCCCGGATTCAGATCGCGGTGCTGGCCGGCACAGCCATCCTGCTGAAGGCTGTCGCGTACTGGCTCGATCACTACGAACTGGTGTTCAGCACCCACAAAGAACCGACGTTCACCGGTGCCGGTTACACCGCCATCCATGCCGAGCTACCGGCCAAGCTCGTCTTGCTCGCGATAGCGGCGCTGTGCGCGTTGGCGGTTTTCGCGGTGATCTTCCTGCGGGACATGCGGATTCCGGCGATGGCGATCGCGCTGCTCGTGCTGTCATCAGTTCTGGTTGGCGGCGCCTGGCCGCTGGTGATGGAACAATTCTCGGTGCGGCCCAACGCAGCCGACGTCGAGCGCCCCTACATCGAACGCAACATCGCCGCGACTCGTGACGCATACCGGCTCGGCAGCGACTGGGTCGAATACCACGACTATCCCGGCATCGGGACCAAAGACCCCCGTGACGTCGCCGCGGACGTCACCACCATCGCCAATGTGCGGTTGCTCGACCCCAATGTGCTCTCCAGGACGTTCACCCAGCAACAGCAGCTCAAGAATTTCTACAGCTTCCCAGCCGAATTGGACATCGACCGCTATCACATCGACGGTCAGCTACGGGATTACATCGTCGGCGTCCGCGAACTGTCACCGGACAGCCTGACCGGGAATCAGACCGACTGGATCAACCGGCATACCGTCTACACCCACGGCAACGGTTTCGTTGCCGCACCGGCGAATCGGGTGAATGCGGCGGTCCGTGACGCCCCGAACACCTCGGAACCCTCGGACAGCAACAGTGGCTACCCGATCTACACGATCAGCGACATCGCCTCTCTTGGGTCCGATCGACAGGTCATCCGGGTCGACCAACCACGCATCTACTTCGGCGAAGTGATCGCCGAGGCGGATCCGGACTATGCGATAGTCGGTGGACCGCCGGATGCGCCGCCCCGTGAGTACGACACCGACACCTCGAAGTACTCCTATACCGGTGCCGGTGGCGTGCCGATCGGCAACTGGCTCAACCGCACGTTGTTCGCCGCCAAGTTCGCTGAACGCAACATCTTGTTCTCGCGCGCGATCAGTGCGGAATCGAAACTGATCCTCTACCGGAACCCGAAGGAACGTGTGCAGCGCGTGGCCCCGTGGCTGACCACCGACACCAATGCCTATCCGGCAGTGGTCGATGGACGCGTCGTCTGGATTGTCGATGCATACACGACCCTGGAGCGGTATCCCTACGCGCAGCGCAGCTCGCTGCAAGGACCGGTGACCGGCGCCGGCGGCATCACTCGACCCGGCGCACCGATCGGGTACGTGCGCAACTCCGTCAAGGCGACCGTCGACGCTTACGACGGCACCGTGACGCTCTACCAAGTCGACCACGACGATCCCGTGCTACGCGCATGGATGCACACCTTCCCCGGTGTCGTGCAATCTGCAGACAAGGTGTCTGACGAACTGCGCGCGCATTTCCGCTATCCCGAGGATCTGTTCAAGATCCAACGGGAGATCTTGGCGAGATACCACGTCGACGAACCTCGAGAGTTCTTCACCACCAACGCCTTCTGGTCGGTGCCCAGCGATCCGACCACCGAGTCCGACGAACCGCAGCCACCGTTCCACGTCCTCATCGGTGACCAGCAGAGCGCGCAACCGTCGTTCCGGCTGGCCAGCGCGATGGTCGGGTACAACAGGGAATTCCTGTCGGCCTACATCTCGGTGTATTCCGATCCGGAGAACTACGGCAAGATCAGCGTGCTGCAACTACCGACGGATACGCTGACGCAAGGCCCGCAACAGATCCAGAACTCGATGATCTCCGACACTCGGGTCGCCTCCGAGCGCACCCTGCTGGAGCGATCCAACCGAATCCACTACGGCAACCTCCTGACACTGCCGATCGCCGACGGCGGCGTGCTCTACGTGGAACCTCTTTATACCGAGCGCATTCCGACCACACCCCACAGCTCGACATTCCCACAGCTGTCCCGGGTGCTGGTCGGCTTGCGTGAACCCCGTGCCGACGGCGGCGTCCGAATCGGCTACGCCCCAACGCTGGCCGAAGCCCTCGATCAAGTATTCGGCCCCGGCGCTGGGCGCGCAGCGACCGCCCCCGGTGGCGACGCCGCCGCGACACCACCACCGGATATGCCGCGGCCGCAGTCTCCCCCGCCCGCAGCCGCGCCGCCGGCCACGGGCGGCTCACCTCGAACAGCGACTGAACTCAAAGAAGCACTCACGGAGTTACGCGCGGTTCTCGAGCGCCTCGAAAAGGCGGTCAACGCCCAAGAAAACACGGGCGGATAG